The following nucleotide sequence is from Prosthecobacter sp..
GAAGCCGGTGAACAGCAGGCGCAGCACGAAGAAATCGAGGCCGAAGTAAACCGGCGTCACATCGGGGGCCACGGCGGAAGCGGACGTGCCGCCGAAGGTCACGGCCAGCAGCGTGGCCACCATGCCGGTGATACCGAGGATTTTGCTCGGGCGCAGAACCAGGTTCAGCAGCGAGAATGCGAACGCCAGGACCATGAGCACGAACATGCCTGTGCGGAAGGCGGGATGGCCGATCAGCCCGGCGTTTTCCTTCATGGTGAAGACGCCGGGGAAGCGCATCATCACCACGCTGCCCAACGCTGCGAGGCCGAACATCATGCCCAGGACGCCGCTGATCCAGCCACTGCCAAACTTCCGCAGCGCGGGCGGGGCTTCGAGTTCACGACGAATCTTCAGGCGGGTCTCGTGGAGCGGGTTCATGGCTCGATTCTAGAATTGCTTGGTTTGATTACAAGAGGACTGGAGATGACCTTGCGCCGGATTTGGTCATGCAATCTTGCAGCACGCGAAAAAAATTTCATCGCATCCGGGGTGAGAAGTGTCACACTTGCGCAGCCCAACCCACCCCATGCCAGCCACCTTTGGACAAATGCTCACCGCAGCACGCGAAAAGCGTGGCTTGTCCATCGAGGACGCCGCTCATGAGACGCGCATTCCGGCGCAGCGCCTGCGCCATCTGGAGTCCGGCAATTTCGCCGCCTTTGGCAACATGACCTACGCACGCTCCTTTATCCGGCAGTACAGCGACTTCCTTGGAGTGGACGCATCAGCGATGCTGGAAGAACTGCCAGAGGGCGCGCTGGGCGGTGAGCGTGATTATCGTTACCTCACGCATTCCCATGGACCCTGGCTGCGTGAACGTGCCGCCCGCACAGAGCGCGTCACCGCGCCTGCTGCCAGCCGTGTACAATCCATCAAATCGCCGCTTCCTGCCGCCATCGCAGTCTTTGTGCTGATTCTGGCCGGTACCGCCATGTGGGGCAAGCATGTGGCGGACATGCGCCGCCAGGTGGAACCTGCCGCGCTGAAAGCCCTGCCGGTGGAGGGTGATGAGGCCGTATCTCCTTCCGTGACAAGCTCCCCTACCACCGTCGATACGGCGGCTGTGAAAACAAAGCATGTGGATTTCCCGGTCTCGGTCCGCAAGGCAACACCGGTGGATTGATGCACGATGCCTGCACCTGACCCCATTCCTGCAAAGTCAACGTGGTGGCTGGAATCGCTGCTCTGGTCGGCCGTCATCGCCGTGGCAGTCGGCATCGCCGCGTATGTGAGCGAGACCGCGCGTGAGGTCATGATGCAGGGCCTGGCCTATCTCTTTGCCTTCATGACCACGCCGTTCATCCTCGAGGCCACGGCGGCTTTTGTAGGTTTGTGCGTCGTCATCGCCATCAACAACCGCCGCCTCGAGCGCGAAGGAGACGGCTGGGTGGAAATGGAAGTCAAGCAGCCCAAGCCGGCAGATGACGACCTCTCCGTGAAGCCGGAAACCACCGGCAAAGCCTCCAAGATCTGAATCTGGCTGGCCTTGGACGCGTCCATGCTTCACCTTTCGGGCTTCCCGAACGTGAACCTCACGCCTGCATGAATCCCGCGCCGCCGTCTTCCAGCCCTCCGCCCGTGCTCCACGGACAGCGTGTGGTGACGGCGGGAAAATTTCTCCAACTGGCCGACGGCACGCCGCATTTCATGCGCGGGGTCAGCTACGGCCCCTTCAGGCCAAACTCGCGCGGCGAACCCTTTCCTGAAGATGAGCCCTTGGCCGCTGACCTGCGCCACATCGCGTCCCTCGGCTTCAACACCCTGCGCCTTTATGAACTGCCCACGCCCGCCGTGCTGCGCGAGGTCGAGGCCCTCGGTCTGCGGCTGATTGTGGGCATCCCGTGGGCCGAACATGTCGATTTCCTCGCAGATCGAGCCCTCTGCCGCGACATCGAATCGCGCATCACCGAAATCACCGCACGGCTGCGAGATCACCCCTGCATCACCGCATTTCTCGTCGGCAATGAGATCGAAAAAACGCTCGTGCGCTGGATGAGGCCTGAGCGAGTGCGTGCATTCATTGAGAAATTGATTGGGATCGCCCGCCACCACGCGCCACGGACGCTCATCAGCTACGCCACCTATCCGTCCACGGAGTACCTTGTGCCTCGCAACGCCGATTTCCTCGCGGTGAACGTCTATCTGGAGTCGAGCGAGGCCTTCGCCGCCTGCCTCGCGCGTTTGCAGAACCTCGTCGGCAACAAACCCCTACTGATCACCGAGTTCGGGCTCGATGTAAACGCGCATGGCGACGCCAGGCAGGCCGAGATCATGCGCTGGCAGCACGACTGCCTGCTGCGCGGCGGTGCGGCCGGCGGCGTGTGGTTCGCCTACACCGATGAATGGCATCGCGGGGGCCGGGAGATCACGGACTGGCGCTTTGGCATCGTGGACCGTGAGCGTCACGAGCGGCCAGCCTGTGCCGTGGCGCGCGATTTGACCGTGCAACTGCCCGCGCCCGCCGATGCGCCGCGCATCTCCGTCATCGTCTGCACGCGCAACGGTTCCTCCACGCTGCGGGCCTGCCTCGAATCACTCGTGGCGCTGCATTATCCCGACTTTGAGATTCTGGTGATCGACGACGGCTCCAGCGATGCCACGGCGGAGATCGCAAAAGGGTTGGAGGGTGTGCGGTATCATCGTCAGGAGCATGCGGGGCTCAGCGTGGCGCGAAATCTCGGCGCACAGCTCGCCACCGGTTCGGTCCTGGCCTACACGGACGACGATTGCATCGCGCATCCCGGCTGGCTGCTGCATCTGAGCCATGCTTTTGCGGATGCAGCCGTGGTTGCCGCCGGCGGGCCGAACATCCCGCCGCCACCGCGCAACCACATCGAAAGCGTCGTCGCCGCCGCGCCGGGAGCGCCCGCACATGTGCTGCTGAGCGACACCGAGGCCGAGCACTTGCCCGGCTGTAACCTCGCCATCCGCAAAACGGCACTCGATGACATCGGCGGCTTCCGTGCCGAGTTCAGGGCCGCTGGCGATGACGTGGACGTTTGCTGGCGGCTGCGGGAACGCGGCGTGCTGCGCTTCGTTCCCGGCGCGATGGTCTGGCATCACCGCCGCTTCACGGTGAAGGCCTATCTGCAGCAGCAGCTCGGCTACGGCCATGCCGAGGCGCTGCTCATGAAGGCGCATCCCGCGCGCTTTGGTCCGCTCGGCGGTGCGCGCTGGCGTGGCGGCATTTATGGCGACCAGCTTCCGGCGGAACATCCCGTCGAAGGCAGCATTTTTCACGGCCCGTTCGGCCTCGGCGCGTTTCAAATCATCTACGCTTCGCCCTCGTTCCGCTGGTGGGAACGGCTGACCGGCCTGCTGTGGATCGCGCTGCTGCTGCCCGTGTTGATTGGCCGGCAGTTGGAGGTCGCCACCGGCATCCTGCTGTTTGTGACGTGGGCAGCATGGCGGATCAGCGTGCGCAACGCGGCTGCGGCCGGTGTGAGCGGCATGGGTGATCGCGTGCTGCTCTGCTGGCTGAGCTTTTTGCAACCCATCGTGCGTGAATGGGCGCGGCTGCGCGGCATGCTGCGGCTCGGTGCACGTCCGAGCCGCCAGCCGCTGCTGCCGGAGATCGTGCCGCCCGAGATGCCGCACAAAACCGCGCTCACCCTCGGCACACTGCGCTTTTGGAGCGAAGCCGGCGTCACCCGTGATGCCTGGCTGCACCAGATGCGCCTGGCGCTCAAGGCCGCGCACATCCTCCACCGCGAGGATGACGGCTGGCGCTGGTTTGACCTCGAAGCCTGGCCCTGGGCCGAGATTTCACGCGCCTGGCTCAGCGTGACTGAGTACCACGGCGGACAACGCTGCCTCACCCGCGTGCGCCTGGTCCTCCGCATCCGCCACAGCATGTGGTGGAACCTGCTGCTGTGGTTTGTGCTCGCCACGATCCTCATGGCGGCAGGTTTGCACGCGCTGCTTGTGCTCGGCACCCTCGCCGCCGTGGCTGCCGCGCTGCTCATTCCGCTCGGCATGTGGATCATCCGCCGTGAGATGAGAAAAATCGCCCGCAACGCGGCACTGGCCGCCGGTTTGACCGAGATGCCCTAACGCCGCAGCACCCGCGCAGCCCCCAGCCAGAGCAACACCGGCACGAGGCAACTCAGCGCAATCGCCCAGCCGGGTTCGCTTTGACCGAGATGCCCGATCGCCGCGAATGCAAACCCCAGCGGCACGGATCCACAGCCCAGCGCTGGCAGAAACACCCTCCAGCGCATGTTGGAAAGCCCCGCGAGACATGCCACCGCCTCCGGCAACACTGGCATCCAGCGTGACAGGGCCACCAGCCAGCCGCCGCGTTTCTCAAAGATCTCCTCGCCACGTTGTAATCCATCCTCTCCGGCGATCCAGCGCGCCGCGCCACGCCCCAGCCAGCGGCACGATGCATACGCGATGATGCCCGACAGCATCGAGCCTGCCACGCAAATCAACCCACCCAACCACCAGCCATACTTCCAGCCAAGCGCTGACATCACCACCGTCGAAGGCACCGGCAGCACGATGTCCGAGATCAGCAGCGCGATCCCCGCCGCCCAGGCCCAGTCACCATAGCCTTCCATCCACTTCCGTGCCCCTTCCAAACTGAGCACCTCATCAAACAACGCCCCCCAGATCACAAACGGCACGATGATTCCAGCGAGAACGACGAGAATCAAAATGGTGAGAGAACGGTTGCCACGAGTCATGACGCCAACACAGCAGGCAATGTTTCTCAGGGCAAGAGCGCCGCTGCTTTCTCCACCATTCCCGCCTCACGCTGGCCGGCTCCCGGACGGTTGAAGTCGCCAATGTCAGCGCGCGCCTTCTCGGCGAGAGCAGTGAGACGCTGCACCACGTCGGGATGCTGAGCGGAAACCTCCTGCTGCTCTCCCACATCGTTACGCACATCGTAAAGTTCGAGCTTGGAGGGCTCACGCTTGTTCTTGAGGGTGAAGAATTTGCCTTCGAGCGGCAGGTAAAGCTTCCAATCACCGGCCCGCACGGCCTGGAGCTGCTCCATGCGGTAGTAGAAGAAGCCATCATCGTCCCACGGCGACTTGGTGTTCGCCGCAGCGAACAAAATCGGGCGGATGTCATGACCATCGATCTTGTGTGGCGGCAGTTTCGCCTCCACGAGCGCCGCAAAGGTCGGTAGCATGTCCATCGTGGAGCACAGCGCGTCGTTCACGGCCCCGGCGGCGATTTTTCCCGGCCAGCGCATCACACAAGGCATGCGCATCGCGCCTTCAGAAGTGTCATAGCCTGAACCACGATACGGCGCGTTGCTGCCCTGAGGAGGATTGCGTTTCACCGCGCCGTTGTCCGAGGTCCAGACGATCAACGTGTTGTCTTCGAGCTTCAGGCGTTTCAGCGCGGCCATGATCTCACCGGTGCTCCAGTCCAGCTCCTCCACCGAGTCGCCGTACTCGCCATTCGCGCTCTTGCCGCGAAACTTCTCGCTCGAAAACGGATGCGGCGTCGATCCGGGCATCGTGTGCGGAAGATAGAGGAAGAACGGCTCCGCCGCGTGCTTCTCGATGAATCGAATCGCTTCCTCAGTGCAGCGTTTCACCAGATGATCGCGATCCACCGGTGCTGCGATGATCTTTTCGCCGCGCATCAGCGGCAGTTCCGGCCACACCTCCGGTTTTTTCTCCTTCATCATGTCATCGCTGTAAGGAATGCCGAAAAACTCGTCAAAGCCCTGCTTCGTCGGCAAAAAGCCCGGCTGATCACCGAGATGCCATTTGCCGATGCACATCGTTGCATAACCAGCGCCCTTCAAAACCTCTGCGATCGTCGTTTCGGATGGATTCAGCCCCTTTCGTGCCACCGGCTGCAATACGGCACCCCCCGTGTCGCTCACATGCATGCCCACCCGGCGCGGATAGCAGCCAGTCATCAACGCCGCCCGGCTCGGCGTGCAGACACCGCTCGCCACATAAAAGCTCGTGAATTTCGTCCCCTCCGCCGCCAGCCGGTCCACGTTCGGTGTGCGATGCAGTTTGGAGCCGAAACAGCCGAGATCACCGTTCCCAAAGTTATCGACGAAGATAAAAATGATGTTCGGCTTCGCGGCAAAGGCGTTCGCGGACAGCAACATCAGCGCGGCAAGAATGAGTTTCATGCGCCATCAAACGCATCCTGCGGCAGTCAAATTACGGCCGCTCCGCCACCATCAGCCGCGTGAACTGGCCGTCGCTCGTGTTGTAGTAGATGCGTTTCCCATCCGCGCTGAAGGCGGGATGCGGATCATTGCGCCGCCAGGAGCGTGCGCCACGATTTTGCTCGAAGTGGTGCAGCACCACCCATTTCCCGCCATTCATGTCGGCCACCTGGATGCCCCACTCATTGGGTTTGCCGCCCACTGGCTCGGTCAGGCCGTCGGTGACCATCAGTTTGCCGTCAGGACTCACGGATGGATGCGATCCACGCAGCACCGGCACGTCTTTGAGCTTCGAGTATTTGCCGGTGTGAATGTCAAAGATCACGTTGCCCATCTCAAAGATGTGCTGCGAGTCCGGTGTCCAGCCAGGATGACCCCACTTGCCGTGCTGCCAGATGCACACGCCTTTCTCGAAGTCGTAGCACACGAGGCCCTGGCGATGGCTCGCGTTTTTCGCCATGAAATCGTCTCCGCCGTTGCCTGCGGCGATTTTGAAGAACACACGCTTCAAATCCGGGCTGATCACCGGAAAGAAGATCGAGCACGGCTTGCCCGCGAACTCCTTCGCCAGCCATTCGCCGTATTTCGTCTCCACATCGCTGATTTTGGCCCGCGTGGTCGTTTGGCCCGTTGCCGCGTCCCACACTTCGAGGTCGCGAAACGGCCCCGGGTTCCAATGACAGCCATATATTGGCAGCAGATCGCCCTCCGGCCGTCCAAAGCCAACCTGATGATCCTCGGCGACGATTGTCTTCTCCAGCGTCACAACATCCACCACAACCACGCGCCACTTTTTATCGATCACCTCATGAAACGCCACACGCTTACCGCCGGAAAGCCACTGCTGGCACGCCGCACGATGCGCATCCTCCGTGTGGACGTTCTCCGCCAGCACCGTCTCCTTCCCCGTCGCCCGCTCCATGATGCGCACCTCTCCCACATAGCCCGCCGGATGCGTGGAGGTGAAGAACAGTACCTGTTTGCCGTCAGGACTCTCGGGATTCGTCACATAATACGTGTGAATCGAATGCCGACCTTCAACCGACGACACCGGCTTGATGGTCACATCCTTCGACCATGCCGCGCCGGGATCATCGGCGAAACAACGAACAGCCAGCAGGCATGCGAGAGTGAAAACAAGCTTCATGGCGGCATAAACGCCCGTTTGCCGCCAAACTATGCAAGCAACTCGGTCACCACACGCCCATGCACGTCGGTGAGCCGCTGATCGCGACCGCCATGACGGAAGATGAGTTTCTCATGGTCGATGCCCATCTGATGCAGCAACGTGGCGTGGATGTCGTGAATATTCAGCGGATCGCTGGCGACGAGATTGCCGAATTCATCGGTCTCGCCAAAAGCCGTGCCACCTTTGAAGCCGCCACCGGCCATGAAGATCGAGTAACCGCTCACATGGTGATCACGGCCCGCCGTGGCGCTGACTTTGGGCGTGTGTGGTGTGCGGCCCATCTCGCCGGCCCAGAGAACGATGGTTTCATCAAGCAGGCCACGCTGATCCAAGTCGCTGATGAGCGCGGCGACGGATTGATCTGTGATGCGGGCGTTCTTTTCGTGATTTTGTTTCAACTGCGCGTGCTGATCCCACGGTGAGTTGTTGCCGTCGAAGCTGGGGCAGGTGATCTCGACGAAGCGCACGCCCGCTTCCACCAAACGCCGCGCGCGCAGAGCCTGCGTGGCGTAGAAGCGCTGGTGCTCGTCGGTGGAGTCGAGTCCGTAGAGTTTGCGGATGTGCTCGGGCTCGTGGCTGATGTCGGCGATGTCCGGCACAGCGCTTTGCATGAGAAACGCTGTCTCGTAGTTGGCGATGGCACCTTCGATGGCGCGTGCATCCGAAGTGCTGGCGGCGAACTCGGCGTCCTGTTCGGCCAGCAGCGCGAGTTTGCGTCGTTGGATAGCCGCCGCGTCGTGCGGCACGATGTTATCGACCGGCACGCCCTTCGCGCGGACCATCGTGGCCTGATGACTCGCGGGCAGGAATGAGCTGCCGAAGTTTTCAAGGCCACCGTTCGGCACCCAGTCGTTGTTGAGCACGACGTAGCCCGGCAGATTGCGGTTCTCGGTGCCGAGTCCATACGACACCCACGCACCGAGGCTCGGCGCCTGACCCATGATGCGTCCGGTGTGCAGCAGGAGATTCTGCTGCCCATGCAACGGCAGCTCGCCGACCATCGAGCGCACGACGCAGAGATGATCGGCAACCTGCGCGATGTGCGGAAACAAATCGCTCACCCATAGGCCGCTTTGCCCCCGCTGCTTGAACTCCCATGGGCTGCCCATCCACACACGCTTCGCACTCGACTGCGAGCGCTTCGTCACCGCGCTCTCGCCGATGGCCTTGCCCTCGTGCTTCTTGAGCATCGGCTTCGGATCAAACGTGTCCACATGGCTCGGCCCGCCGTCCATGAAGCAGAAGATGATATTTTTGGCTCGT
It contains:
- a CDS encoding helix-turn-helix domain-containing protein encodes the protein MPATFGQMLTAAREKRGLSIEDAAHETRIPAQRLRHLESGNFAAFGNMTYARSFIRQYSDFLGVDASAMLEELPEGALGGERDYRYLTHSHGPWLRERAARTERVTAPAASRVQSIKSPLPAAIAVFVLILAGTAMWGKHVADMRRQVEPAALKALPVEGDEAVSPSVTSSPTTVDTAAVKTKHVDFPVSVRKATPVD
- a CDS encoding glycosyltransferase, translating into MNPAPPSSSPPPVLHGQRVVTAGKFLQLADGTPHFMRGVSYGPFRPNSRGEPFPEDEPLAADLRHIASLGFNTLRLYELPTPAVLREVEALGLRLIVGIPWAEHVDFLADRALCRDIESRITEITARLRDHPCITAFLVGNEIEKTLVRWMRPERVRAFIEKLIGIARHHAPRTLISYATYPSTEYLVPRNADFLAVNVYLESSEAFAACLARLQNLVGNKPLLITEFGLDVNAHGDARQAEIMRWQHDCLLRGGAAGGVWFAYTDEWHRGGREITDWRFGIVDRERHERPACAVARDLTVQLPAPADAPRISVIVCTRNGSSTLRACLESLVALHYPDFEILVIDDGSSDATAEIAKGLEGVRYHRQEHAGLSVARNLGAQLATGSVLAYTDDDCIAHPGWLLHLSHAFADAAVVAAGGPNIPPPPRNHIESVVAAAPGAPAHVLLSDTEAEHLPGCNLAIRKTALDDIGGFRAEFRAAGDDVDVCWRLRERGVLRFVPGAMVWHHRRFTVKAYLQQQLGYGHAEALLMKAHPARFGPLGGARWRGGIYGDQLPAEHPVEGSIFHGPFGLGAFQIIYASPSFRWWERLTGLLWIALLLPVLIGRQLEVATGILLFVTWAAWRISVRNAAAAGVSGMGDRVLLCWLSFLQPIVREWARLRGMLRLGARPSRQPLLPEIVPPEMPHKTALTLGTLRFWSEAGVTRDAWLHQMRLALKAAHILHREDDGWRWFDLEAWPWAEISRAWLSVTEYHGGQRCLTRVRLVLRIRHSMWWNLLLWFVLATILMAAGLHALLVLGTLAAVAAALLIPLGMWIIRREMRKIARNAALAAGLTEMP
- a CDS encoding VTT domain-containing protein — its product is MILVVLAGIIVPFVIWGALFDEVLSLEGARKWMEGYGDWAWAAGIALLISDIVLPVPSTVVMSALGWKYGWWLGGLICVAGSMLSGIIAYASCRWLGRGAARWIAGEDGLQRGEEIFEKRGGWLVALSRWMPVLPEAVACLAGLSNMRWRVFLPALGCGSVPLGFAFAAIGHLGQSEPGWAIALSCLVPVLLWLGAARVLRR
- a CDS encoding sulfatase, with translation MKLILAALMLLSANAFAAKPNIIFIFVDNFGNGDLGCFGSKLHRTPNVDRLAAEGTKFTSFYVASGVCTPSRAALMTGCYPRRVGMHVSDTGGAVLQPVARKGLNPSETTIAEVLKGAGYATMCIGKWHLGDQPGFLPTKQGFDEFFGIPYSDDMMKEKKPEVWPELPLMRGEKIIAAPVDRDHLVKRCTEEAIRFIEKHAAEPFFLYLPHTMPGSTPHPFSSEKFRGKSANGEYGDSVEELDWSTGEIMAALKRLKLEDNTLIVWTSDNGAVKRNPPQGSNAPYRGSGYDTSEGAMRMPCVMRWPGKIAAGAVNDALCSTMDMLPTFAALVEAKLPPHKIDGHDIRPILFAAANTKSPWDDDGFFYYRMEQLQAVRAGDWKLYLPLEGKFFTLKNKREPSKLELYDVRNDVGEQQEVSAQHPDVVQRLTALAEKARADIGDFNRPGAGQREAGMVEKAAALLP
- a CDS encoding DUF1501 domain-containing protein, which gives rise to MLALRAMAGVPLHRRARAKNIIFCFMDGGPSHVDTFDPKPMLKKHEGKAIGESAVTKRSQSSAKRVWMGSPWEFKQRGQSGLWVSDLFPHIAQVADHLCVVRSMVGELPLHGQQNLLLHTGRIMGQAPSLGAWVSYGLGTENRNLPGYVVLNNDWVPNGGLENFGSSFLPASHQATMVRAKGVPVDNIVPHDAAAIQRRKLALLAEQDAEFAASTSDARAIEGAIANYETAFLMQSAVPDIADISHEPEHIRKLYGLDSTDEHQRFYATQALRARRLVEAGVRFVEITCPSFDGNNSPWDQHAQLKQNHEKNARITDQSVAALISDLDQRGLLDETIVLWAGEMGRTPHTPKVSATAGRDHHVSGYSIFMAGGGFKGGTAFGETDEFGNLVASDPLNIHDIHATLLHQMGIDHEKLIFRHGGRDQRLTDVHGRVVTELLA